The Daphnia pulicaria isolate SC F1-1A chromosome 12, SC_F0-13Bv2, whole genome shotgun sequence genome contains a region encoding:
- the LOC124316563 gene encoding larval cuticle protein 65Ag1-like: MYYLMQPSKVYKLVVSTRLSHQTLSVDSTYNNHTNIMQVQLILVSLVALAVFTSGEEQPKYTDTVAKSSEQQYAPMPHSFAWEVKDEPSKNDYSHQQESDGKVTTGSYRVALPDGRTQIVTYTADQNGYVAEVKYEGEAQYPAPSSYNNKPSASYPTEQAKPTTAYPVA; the protein is encoded by the exons ATGTACTACCTGATGCAACCGAGCAAAGTATATAAGTTGGTAGTGTCGACTCGATTAAGTCACCAGACGCTTTCAGTCGATTCCACCTACAACAACCACACCAACATCATGCAG GTCCAACTCATCCTTGTTTCCCTCGTTGCATTGGCTGTTTTTACATCCGGAGAGGAACAGCCCAAATACACAGACACTGTCGCCAAGTCATCCGAGCAACAG tACGCTCCTATGCCTCACTCGTTTGCCTGGGAAGTGAAGGACGAGCCGAGCAAGAACGACTACTCGCACCAACAGGAAAGCGACGGTAAAGTCACGACCGGATCCTACCGCGTTGCCTTGCCCGATGGCCGCACCCAAATCGTCACCTACACGGCCGACCAAAACGGATACGTCGCTGAAGTCAAATACGAAGGAGAGGCCCAATATCCCGCACCTTCTTCATACAACAACAAACCATCGGCGAGTTATCCGACCGAACAGGCGAAACCAACAACAGCTTACCCCGTTGCTTGA
- the LOC124316156 gene encoding uncharacterized protein LOC124316156 isoform X2: MVPIKCILTILLLAVCCQCQSFGASSSSCAKLKISLDTFSSMKYGNFLIDIYEHVDNNQKSSDSQKKYFYSPIALLDHSSAVSIYNRFTKQPEMSFRIKMWNDKVENEVVKHLNEIFGHEIKSNQVRVLPLEKVFLTSEISTEDYFLSPVWKNYDKGKTIWFSLSCYDQKICDELANEMRSNPKHLNNFKLLYSLSSQTSQTKQTTIRIDSLTSGQLVSNLLQKFGDKTEIFLTANDEKKMLTETATNIRMDTFDDSEVGSPDTELQISNILKDLLVTSRTTIREQSDKMWDSVFWNDDNYRPDKTTKILNEILNKMDMETQKILADMFQKVEKQSVILGKLTSNSKEKRREEQHRDFNEKCKLAKNYSDEENKNFENKEKIQHNYDSNSWDDVDRISSIISEKMANESGGSSQVKITKDVEMLLQESRDNVQWDEEKFVPKPMQLSKINLAKFRESQSFQDRNIRLRYTTAELSAPIKIMEHAELTVVNEWNNLKEELKATTELLSRTVNNLNITNTELRNAKSDLTNELEGTRQELEKTQNDLEETRTYVNNLSIKLNETKQELVKTRADFLITVDDLSAKLNARTSEIVDIGQMPTSCADLQRTGHKLSGFFSVKGSKKMETLYCNFFSNQNDKQKWIGYADIKSAPVNFYVQRNSDFNKTSTPIPFDLARVNEGNAMDLRSGKFTAPRPGIYFFSFTGLAYLKSSSSYAWFYSYLFLNGNRIGSSYVQENNGPVSQIIPMSLQSTLNLKKGDQLWVQISYSAGSDSYLVDYPGLHHTHFTGFMLEEEIVASL, from the exons ATGGTCCCAATCAAATGTATCCTCACCATTCTTTTGCTGGCCGTTTGCTGTCAGTGCCAATCATTCggtgcttcttcttcctcttgcgCGAAACTAAAAATCTCGCTGGACACGTTCAGTTCTATGAAGTACGGCAATTTTCTCATTGACATTTATGAACACGTcgataataatcaaaaatcaTCCGACAgccagaaaaaatatttctactccCCTATTGCGTTATTGGACCACTCAAGTGCCGTTAGCATTTACAACAGATTCACGAAACAGCCAGAGATGAGCTTCCGCATTAAAATGTGGAACgacaaagttgaaaatgaagttgtgaaacatttaaacgaaatcttcGGccatgaaatcaaatcaaatcaagtgaGAGTCCTCCCCTTGGAGAAAGTCTTTCTCACGAGTGAAATATCCACAGAAGATTATTTTCTATCTCCAGTGTGGAAGAATTACGACAAGGGCAAAACCATTTGGTTTTCTCTGTCCTGTTACGACCAGAAAATCTGCGACGAACTGGCCAATGAAATGCGGTCCAATCCCAAACatttaaacaatttcaaactCCTGTACAGTTTGTCATCGCAGACgtcacaaacaaaacagaCGACCATCCGCATCGATAGCCTCACTTCCGGTCAATTGGTCTCTaatcttttacaaaaatttggagacaaaactgaaatttttctgacggccaacgacgaaaagaaaatgttgacggaAACGGCCACCAACATCCGAATGGACACATTTGACGACTCTGAGGTCGGGTCGCCTGATACTGaacttcaaatttcaaatattttaaaggaTCTGCTGGTCACGTCCAGGACGACCATAAGAGAACAAAGTGACAAAATGTGGGACTCTGTTTTCTGGAATGACGACAATTACCGTCCGGACAAGACgacgaaaattttaaatgaaatcctCAACAAAATGGACATGGAAACTCAAAAGATATTGGCGGACATGTTTCAAAAAGTGGAGAAGCAGTCGGTAATATTAGGAAAATTAACTTCGAATAGTAAAGAGAAAAGGCGAGAAGAACAGCATCgcgattttaatgaaaaatgtaaactTGCAAAAAACTACTcggatgaagaaaataaaaattttgagaataaagaaaaaatccaacacAATTACGACTCGAACAGTTGGGATGACGTGGACAGAATCAGTTCAATCATTTCAGAGAAAATGGCAAACGAATCTGGTGGTTCGAGCCAGGTCAAAATTACGAAAGATGTTGAAATGTTATTACAGGAAAGTAGAGACAACGTCCAATGGGACGAAGAGAAATTCGTGCCCAAGCCGATGCAACTGAGTAAAATCAATTTGGCCAAATTTCGCGAATCTCAATCGTTTCAGGATCGTAACATTCGTCTCCGTTACACGACCGCCGAACTGTCTGCGCCAATCAAAATTATGGAACACGCAGAATTGACTGTCGTTAACGAATGGAACAATTTAAAGGAGGAACTCAAAG CCACTACTGAGCTCTTAAGCAGAACTGTGAACAATTTGAATATAACGAATACCGAACTAAGAAACGCGAAGAGCGATTTAACTAATGAATTAGAAG GGACTAGACAAGAGTTGGAGAAAACCCAAAACGACTTGGAGGAAACCAGGACTTATGTCAATAATCTATCGATAAAGTTAAatg AGACCAAGCAGGAGTTGGTGAAAACGAGAGCAGATTTTCTCATAACCGTCGATGATTTATCTGCAAAAttaaacg CCCGAACGAGTGAAATAGTTGACATTGGTCAAATGCCAACATCGTGTGCGGATCTACAACGAACGGGACATAAACTGAGCGGATTCTTTTCCGTAAAAGGatcaaagaagatggaaacgctttactgcaactttttttccaatcaaaaTG acaaacagaaatggatcggatacgccgaCATTAAATCAGCGCCCGTCaatttctacgtccagagaaattCTGATTTTAACAAAACATCAactccgattccgttcgatttggcgcgggtgaacgagggaaacgCCATGGATTTGCGGTcggggaaattcacggcaccgcgaccgggaatttattttttctctttcacgggACTGGCGTATCTtaaatcttcatcttcttatGCTTGGTtttattcttatctttttttgaacGGGAATCGAATCGGGTCGAGTTATGTTCAAGAGAATAACGGCCCCGTTAGTCAAATAATTCCGATGTCcctccagtcgacgctgaacttgaaaaaaggcgatcaaCTCTGGGTGCAGATTTCTTATTCTGCTGGTTCAGACTCGTATTTGGTTGACTACCCTGGTTTACACCacacccatttcacgggtttcatgttggaggaggaaattgtggcGTCCCTTTGA
- the LOC124316156 gene encoding interaptin-like isoform X1, which produces MVPIKCILTILLLAVCCQCQSFGASSSSCAKLKISLDTFSSMKYGNFLIDIYEHVDNNQKSSDSQKKYFYSPIALLDHSSAVSIYNRFTKQPEMSFRIKMWNDKVENEVVKHLNEIFGHEIKSNQVRVLPLEKVFLTSEISTEDYFLSPVWKNYDKGKTIWFSLSCYDQKICDELANEMRSNPKHLNNFKLLYSLSSQTSQTKQTTIRIDSLTSGQLVSNLLQKFGDKTEIFLTANDEKKMLTETATNIRMDTFDDSEVGSPDTELQISNILKDLLVTSRTTIREQSDKMWDSVFWNDDNYRPDKTTKILNEILNKMDMETQKILADMFQKVEKQSVILGKLTSNSKEKRREEQHRDFNEKCKLAKNYSDEENKNFENKEKIQHNYDSNSWDDVDRISSIISEKMANESGGSSQVKITKDVEMLLQESRDNVQWDEEKFVPKPMQLSKINLAKFRESQSFQDRNIRLRYTTAELSAPIKIMEHAELTVVNEWNNLKEELKATTELLSRTVNNLNITNTELRNAKSDLTNELEGTRQELEKTQNDLEETRTYVNNLSIKLNETKQELVKTRADFLITVDDLSAKLNATKKELAETKITAGILSAELKTSSYRLSQESKVAEENLKKDLRATLIDVETAKTNLASTRTELNSTKSAVADLTTKLNARTSEIVDIGQMPTSCADLQRTGHKLSGFFSVKGSKKMETLYCNFFSNQNDKQKWIGYADIKSAPVNFYVQRNSDFNKTSTPIPFDLARVNEGNAMDLRSGKFTAPRPGIYFFSFTGLAYLKSSSSYAWFYSYLFLNGNRIGSSYVQENNGPVSQIIPMSLQSTLNLKKGDQLWVQISYSAGSDSYLVDYPGLHHTHFTGFMLEEEIVASL; this is translated from the exons ATGGTCCCAATCAAATGTATCCTCACCATTCTTTTGCTGGCCGTTTGCTGTCAGTGCCAATCATTCggtgcttcttcttcctcttgcgCGAAACTAAAAATCTCGCTGGACACGTTCAGTTCTATGAAGTACGGCAATTTTCTCATTGACATTTATGAACACGTcgataataatcaaaaatcaTCCGACAgccagaaaaaatatttctactccCCTATTGCGTTATTGGACCACTCAAGTGCCGTTAGCATTTACAACAGATTCACGAAACAGCCAGAGATGAGCTTCCGCATTAAAATGTGGAACgacaaagttgaaaatgaagttgtgaaacatttaaacgaaatcttcGGccatgaaatcaaatcaaatcaagtgaGAGTCCTCCCCTTGGAGAAAGTCTTTCTCACGAGTGAAATATCCACAGAAGATTATTTTCTATCTCCAGTGTGGAAGAATTACGACAAGGGCAAAACCATTTGGTTTTCTCTGTCCTGTTACGACCAGAAAATCTGCGACGAACTGGCCAATGAAATGCGGTCCAATCCCAAACatttaaacaatttcaaactCCTGTACAGTTTGTCATCGCAGACgtcacaaacaaaacagaCGACCATCCGCATCGATAGCCTCACTTCCGGTCAATTGGTCTCTaatcttttacaaaaatttggagacaaaactgaaatttttctgacggccaacgacgaaaagaaaatgttgacggaAACGGCCACCAACATCCGAATGGACACATTTGACGACTCTGAGGTCGGGTCGCCTGATACTGaacttcaaatttcaaatattttaaaggaTCTGCTGGTCACGTCCAGGACGACCATAAGAGAACAAAGTGACAAAATGTGGGACTCTGTTTTCTGGAATGACGACAATTACCGTCCGGACAAGACgacgaaaattttaaatgaaatcctCAACAAAATGGACATGGAAACTCAAAAGATATTGGCGGACATGTTTCAAAAAGTGGAGAAGCAGTCGGTAATATTAGGAAAATTAACTTCGAATAGTAAAGAGAAAAGGCGAGAAGAACAGCATCgcgattttaatgaaaaatgtaaactTGCAAAAAACTACTcggatgaagaaaataaaaattttgagaataaagaaaaaatccaacacAATTACGACTCGAACAGTTGGGATGACGTGGACAGAATCAGTTCAATCATTTCAGAGAAAATGGCAAACGAATCTGGTGGTTCGAGCCAGGTCAAAATTACGAAAGATGTTGAAATGTTATTACAGGAAAGTAGAGACAACGTCCAATGGGACGAAGAGAAATTCGTGCCCAAGCCGATGCAACTGAGTAAAATCAATTTGGCCAAATTTCGCGAATCTCAATCGTTTCAGGATCGTAACATTCGTCTCCGTTACACGACCGCCGAACTGTCTGCGCCAATCAAAATTATGGAACACGCAGAATTGACTGTCGTTAACGAATGGAACAATTTAAAGGAGGAACTCAAAG CCACTACTGAGCTCTTAAGCAGAACTGTGAACAATTTGAATATAACGAATACCGAACTAAGAAACGCGAAGAGCGATTTAACTAATGAATTAGAAG GGACTAGACAAGAGTTGGAGAAAACCCAAAACGACTTGGAGGAAACCAGGACTTATGTCAATAATCTATCGATAAAGTTAAatg AGACCAAGCAGGAGTTGGTGAAAACGAGAGCAGATTTTCTCATAACCGTCGATGATTTATCTGCAAAAttaaacg cGACTAAAAAAGAATTGGCGGAAACGAAAATCACGGCCGGGATTTTGTCAGCTGAACTCAAAA CGAGTTCGTATCGATTAAGTCAAGAATCAAAAGTTGCTgaagaaaatctgaaaaaagatCTAAGAG CAACTTTAATTGACGTGGAAactgcaaaaacaaatttggccTCAACGAGAACAGAATTGAACAGCACAAAGTCCGCCGTTGCGGATTTGACAACCAAATTAAACG CCCGAACGAGTGAAATAGTTGACATTGGTCAAATGCCAACATCGTGTGCGGATCTACAACGAACGGGACATAAACTGAGCGGATTCTTTTCCGTAAAAGGatcaaagaagatggaaacgctttactgcaactttttttccaatcaaaaTG acaaacagaaatggatcggatacgccgaCATTAAATCAGCGCCCGTCaatttctacgtccagagaaattCTGATTTTAACAAAACATCAactccgattccgttcgatttggcgcgggtgaacgagggaaacgCCATGGATTTGCGGTcggggaaattcacggcaccgcgaccgggaatttattttttctctttcacgggACTGGCGTATCTtaaatcttcatcttcttatGCTTGGTtttattcttatctttttttgaacGGGAATCGAATCGGGTCGAGTTATGTTCAAGAGAATAACGGCCCCGTTAGTCAAATAATTCCGATGTCcctccagtcgacgctgaacttgaaaaaaggcgatcaaCTCTGGGTGCAGATTTCTTATTCTGCTGGTTCAGACTCGTATTTGGTTGACTACCCTGGTTTACACCacacccatttcacgggtttcatgttggaggaggaaattgtggcGTCCCTTTGA
- the LOC124316571 gene encoding oxidized purine nucleoside triphosphate hydrolase-like — protein MKMFTLVLVLKKSEILLGLKKRGFGEGKWNGFGGKIESGESVIQAAIRELHEESGIMTEESNLTKCGIINMDFSNGETPFKIHVFRCSEYKGEILETEEMKPQWFDVQHIPYDLMWSEARIWFPVFLSGTSFHASFSFNALGDIIKHTIIQKP, from the exons atgaaaatgtttaccCTTGTCCTTGTGTTGAAGAAATCTGAAATTCTTCTTGGTCTAAAAAAACGTGGATTTGGTGAAGGAAAATGGAATGGCTTTGGAGGAAAAATTGAATCTGGTGAATCTGTAATTCAAGCAGCCATTAG GGAACTTCATGAAGAGAGCGGAATCATGACTGAAGAATCTAATCTAACTAAATGTGGAATCATAAACATGGATTTCTCTAATGGTGAAACCCCTTTCAAAATTCATGTTTTTCGTTGTTCAGAGTACAAAGGAGAAATCTTGGAAACAGAAG AAATGAAGCCACAGTGGTTTGACGTGCAACATATTCCATACGATCTCATGTGGAGTGAAGCACGTATCTGGTTTCCAGTTTTTCTCTCCGGGACGTCATTTCACGCCAGCTTCTCATTCAACGCCCTGGGTGACATAATCAAGCACACAATTATTCAGAAGCCGTAA